From one Anopheles cruzii chromosome 3, idAnoCruzAS_RS32_06, whole genome shotgun sequence genomic stretch:
- the LOC128270976 gene encoding nucleosome assembly protein 1-like 1 translates to MESQAGAALETEVSSAVPPAEANPLVAEIEERVKQISFNLPPKSPPGNLGAGRVQALGKIQRQIIEKEVKFNHMAHALAAEFQSEFDECYEALARIVRGSDVPQRLEPDAAALEAADQPTGIVDFWLTVLKASILSGQIGSADEAVLKKLKDIRCVLKALPMPGFVLEFHFEPNDYFTNEVLTKEYFLRYAPNTLKPAMVDGFEIFDCVGCKIDWKPGHNLIEASEAETNAGASSSVRTTFFSFFEPEKFTNDDLDAEINGAMLEWDFQLGYYIRETIVPRAVSLFLKEVCSVKETCQNCGNERCVYTDYVKFIPYCSSTGTGDELGNSTLLVEVGSLADDSVHEK, encoded by the coding sequence atggaatcCCAAGCCGGTGCCGCACTTGAGACGGAAGTATCGAGCGCCGTTCCGCCCGCCGAAGCCAACCCGTTGGTGGCGGAAATCGAAGAGCGTGTTAAGCAAATTTCTTTCAATCTGCCCCCAAAGTCACCGCCGGGCAATCTCGGTGCAGGCAGGGTGCAGGCATTGGGCAAAATTCAGCGGCAGATCATCGAAAAGGAAGTTAAATTTAATCACATGGCCCACGCGCTAGCAGCCGAGTTTCAGTCGGAGTTTGACGAGTGTTACGAGGCATTGGCACGCATTGTGCGCGGATCCGATGTGCCGCAGCGGTTGGAACCGGACGCAGCGGCGCTCGAAGCCGCGGATCAACCGACGGGCATCGTGGACTTCTGGCTGACGGTTCTCAAGGCCAGTATCCTGAGCGGTCAGATTGGGTCGGCGGATGAGGCGGTATTGAAAAAGCTGAAGGACATACGCTGCGTGCTGAAGGCGCTGCCGATGCCGGGCTTCGTGCTAGAGTTTCACTTCGAACCGAACGATTACTTCACGAACGAGGTGCTGACTAAGGAGTACTTCCTGCGCTACGCTCCCAACACGCTGAAGCCGGCCATGGTGGATGGGTTCGAAATTTTCGACTGCGTCGGGTGCAAAATCGACTGGAAGCCGGGCCACAATCTGATCGAAGCGAGCGAAGCCGAGACGAACGCcggagcgtcgtcgtcggttagGACTACGTTTTTCAGCTTTTTCGAGCCGGAAAAATTCACAAACGACGATCTCGATGCGGAAATCAATGGGGCCATGCTGGAGTGGGACTTCCAGCTCGGGTACTACATCAGGGAGACGATCGTTCCCCGGGCGGTGTCGCTGTTTCTTAAGGAAGTGTGCAGTGTGAAGGAAACGTGTCAAAACTGCGGCAATGAGCGCTGCGTGTACACGGACTACGTCAAGTTCATCCCGTACTGCTCGTCGACGGGCACCGGTGACGAGCTGGGCAACAGCACGTTGCTGGTCGAAGTTGGGTCGTTGGCCGACGATAGCGTGCATGAGAAATAG